The Oscarella lobularis chromosome 4, ooOscLobu1.1, whole genome shotgun sequence nucleotide sequence GACAAGATTTCGCTCACAGCCACGGGAAGGGCGTCGGAGCCGTAGATAAAATCTTTTTTGCCGTGCGTCAGAAGGCAACAAACGAAGCAATCGTAATTGCTGTGATCCCTTTGTCCGTAACTGGTCATGACGCGCACAAGATCGCTGCTCGTGCAATCACGGTGAATCAATACATTGAAATTGAGGTTTTTGAACGCTCTTTCCAAATGTCCGGCATCGACGCTCGTGCCCTGTCGCGAACCCAGATTAAGCTCCGttctttgaaaatgttctATGCTTATGATGACCGCTAAGCCTCTGGGATTTCGTTTCATGCTGTAACACGGCAAATCGTCTCTCAAGCGACTCGTTTGCGAGACCGACCGCTGTTGTCGTTGTAGCATTGCCAAATCTTGCCGACGCCTCTCTTCCACCAATTCCCGTTGACGCCTCTCTTCCGCCAATTCCTGCTTGTGCCTCTCTTGTGCAGCGCATCTCTCTTGTTCGGCTTGTAAAACCCTTTGGCGTTCCTCGTGCACctgtctctctttctcgcgcacttctccttctttctccGTCAGAGCCCTTTGTTTCTCGATGTTCTCTTCCTGCGCCTTTCGCAGCATGTGATCCATCTCTTGCAGTCGATCTTCAGTCATCTTTTTATCACTCTTCACTTGATgcgcaaaagaagaagaaggaaaagaaaaagaagacaaagggGGTGGTGCGCCAGTGCCGTCACTAGGTGACGTCAATAAAGCTCTGCTTTCAGTCTGTGAACTATTGTCATTGCTTGACATTGAAGGTACGCTAGTCTCTTCACTCGCCGCAGAAAGCAGAGCTCCACTTTCAGTGAAAAACTCGCGATTCTCATGCTGACGATGAGACCATCTATTATCCAAAGTCATAGAACAAGCACCAAATGCCACTTTCTCTTGTCCATGAGAACCAAAATCTTCTCGTGGCTGCACACCTGTTGTCGTTGTCTCAGGCACATTCATTACTTCCTCTGGCAAGTGTGCAGACACATCCATTGGTTCCTCGGGCAAGCGCGCAGCCACTACACGTAAAACGCTATATAAAGGGTTAGCATACATAAAAACAATTTAACCTCTTTGATAGCCAAGTGTCAGCACATGCCCTCCAGCTCCACTTGGTCGAACAACTTCCTTCCTTTCCTTGAAGATTTTCACCACATTCACCAAATCACGTCTTCCCAAGACATCCATCAACTCGACAAGAAAATCGAGGTTATCTTTTCCCAGGTGACCTCTCACCTCCAACTCCGCTAAAAAACTCTGCAAATCCTTCAAATATTGACGTCGACCACCTGGTATCTCGTCCCAACAAAGCTGCTTCAAAGACTCCAACTCAGTTGACGTTATGCTCTCTGatagaacgtcgacgagactaCGGAACGAATGGTCAGGTTTGACCAGCGGTATCGCGCGGGGAATTTCTCCTTCCGACGGCCGAATATCAAACTTTCTTATGATATCAAAGCGTTGGATTCTTTCCAAGATTCGAATCAAATAGTTGAGATTGTCTCGTTTTAGAAGATACAGCTCTTCCATGAAGCTAAATAGCTCTTGTGCCGTTCGCGCTCGTTCTCTTTTGCCTGCGGGAATATCTTCGGCGCATAGTTGCTTTATTCGGCCCAATTCGGCTCTGGTTAGCTCGTCAGAAATCTGT carries:
- the LOC136186771 gene encoding caspase-8-like; the protein is MAASLQYRKKLKQISDELTRAELGRIKQLCAEDIPAGKRERARTAQELFSFMEELYLLKRDNLNYLIRILERIQRFDIIRKFDIRPSEGEIPRAIPLVKPDHSFRSLVDVLSESITSTELESLKQLCWDEIPGGRRQYLKDLQSFLAELEVRGHLGKDNLDFLVELMDVLGRRDLVNVVKIFKERKEVVRPSGAGGHVLTLGYQRVAARLPEEPMDVSAHLPEEVMNVPETTTTGVQPREDFGSHGQEKVAFGACSMTLDNRWSHRQHENREFFTESGALLSAASEETSVPSMSSNDNSSQTESRALLTSPSDGTGAPPPLSSFSFPSSSFAHQVKSDKKMTEDRLQEMDHMLRKAQEENIEKQRALTEKEGEVREKERQVHEERQRVLQAEQERCAAQERHKQELAEERRQRELVEERRRQDLAMLQRQQRSVSQTSRLRDDLPCYSMKRNPRGLAVIISIEHFQRTELNLGSRQGTSVDAGHLERAFKNLNFNVLIHRDCTSSDLVRVMTSYGQRDHSNYDCFVCCLLTHGKKDFIYGSDALPVAVSEILSKVNGLACPSLNLKPKLFFIQACRGSGEDKGVETDSLPRIAQRDAQEQIKIPLGADFLIGYSTAPETVSFRSTTHGSWYICTLVAVLNEYAKEGMSLSDMLTLVNHRLAQATTSEGLKQIPSPINQLTKRLVFTHTTS